The following nucleotide sequence is from Rattus rattus isolate New Zealand chromosome 7, Rrattus_CSIRO_v1, whole genome shotgun sequence.
tgctgctcttccaggaggaagttcagttcccagcatacacATCAGGTAGCTTAAAaccaccccagctccagggaacctgacACCTCCTTCTGGCCTGCACAAACACCTGTGCACATGTAATGTATAATTTAGAAGACCAGGAAGTAATACATGGTAAAACATGGATGAAACTTGAAAGTATTATTCCACATAAaagaagccagtcacaaaagGTCATATATTACATATGACTCATCCATATAAATGCCCAGAATATGGGAATCCACAGAGTTAGAAATAGATTACTGTTACCAATAACTAGGAGGCAAAGAAAGAAGAGTGACTGTCAATGAATATAGTTGCTTTTCAGGAACGATGAAAACACAATAGAATTAAGAAAGTGGTAGAAGTTATATATCCTTATGAACAGGCTGAAAAGGCTAATGAATCATAGACTTTAAAGAAGCGACTGGTATGGTGTATAAATTATATCTCAATATTAAAATCTCAATAATAAagaacctaattttaaaaagaaatatttgaacaaaCATCACCAAAGAGATATATAAATTGCAAAGAAGGCTTGAAAAAATGCCCaacaattgaaaacaaaataaaaaaaaaatcttcattattAATTGGCAGCTTCATAAAAAGTTAACTTAATTTACTATATAACCAGTCATTCCACAACTAAATGTTAcccaaggaaaatgaaaacatgtctaCACAATGACACAAATGTAATAGgtacaaaatggaaacaaccaaATTGTTCATCAATACAATGGACAGATTGGGTTAGAAACATTGAATAGAATAGcagttgtttaaaaagaaaaaaaaaacaagactagAATATATTGATACATATAACAGCATGGATGAacttcaaaaaaataattttaagtgaaagaaaccaaattataaaagaatacattggagccaggcatagtggcacaggattctaatcccagcactctggaggcagaggcaggcagatctctgattttcagaccagcctggtctacagattagGTTCCAGGACTACAAGGATTACTCaaggaaactctgtctcaaacaaacaaatcaaaacaaacaaaaaacaaaacgaaacaaaaaagaATGCCTGAGTTTTCATTGCATATAGATAAGCAAAACCATGACAACAGAATGGTTACAGGAAATAAGGGAATTGTGAGGGGGTACCCCAATAGAACTCGATGAGAAAACTAGAAATACTTAATATATTGGTTATCTTGATGCATAAAAATGGCTTCAGGAGCATATAAATGTTAAAACTTATCAAATCATGATTTTCaagtgtatgtatttatttcGTACTAATTATATCTGAATAAAACTCGTTTAAGTAGGTTTTGAACAGCTTTGctaatattgttaaaatttatAATCAATGGTTTATGATCCTATTTCTAGCTCTTAAATAAAGAGCAAAGTCGCTAAATAACAAAGTTAGTAGAGCGAAAGGGATAGGCTCTATCCAATATGGTAAAATAGAAGACGCCGAAACTTTGTACAAGGACCTCTGTAAACAAGAAACTCGGCAGCCATACCTCCATAAAAGAAAGCGACTGTGGTTCCAACCATTCTTTGGAGCTCTTGAGCTTGGGAAACGTGTCAGTTACCATATCATCTGGGTTCCTGTTTTTCATTATGGACAGCAAGTCACAGAGTCCCTAAAGAAAGCTAAAACagcatttattttgtaattaaaaatcaCAATGATTGTCTCTTCTGTTTAATAGTCAACAACACATGACCTTGGGAATGCATGGGACGAGTCTTCGAAAACTGGCCATCCATGTTTCCCTTCCAGTTGGCTTCAAACAGGCCTCTCTTGAAACCCTCCTGACTAGGACTCTAGCTGCCAGCAGTTGTGTAGGTTTGATATGACATGGCTGTTGAGAGTTTCAAGCTACTGACAAATGAACTCTTGCAAGAAGGGAAGCTGGGACAAAATCCAGGCCTTCAAGCTCCGAGAGATCCAAAAGCCCTCCCGAGGCCCTGCATGTGAGGGAGAGGGGGTCTTGTGGGTCTGCGCCCAAGATGCATCTAGGGCACGAGGCCCGCTCACCAGGAGTACCCAGTCCTGATTCGCAGGCCTCTGACACAGACCGCGTGCGCGGGCTTCCACAGGCCCTTCAGCCCCCTCTGGCGGCCGGCAGACCCTTCGGCTCTCCTCACCGCAGTGAGCCCGCGGCTGGCCTCAGCTCGAGACCGTGGCTTCGGAACGCGCGGACGTTCGGGACTCTGTCTCCTGGACGCGGCCCCGACGCGGCCCTCCGCTACAGGGGAAGCCAAGAACGCGTGCACACCTCGTAGAACAGCACGGAGGAGGGCGGCCCTCAAGCCCTGGCCGGCCGCAGATCGAGAAAGAGGCTGTGTAACCTGCCTCGCGCTAACAGGCAGCTGTCACAGCCAATCAGCTTTCCAGATCTGTGCTTCGCCTGCCCCTGGCGGAGCCTCgccttctctgtagccctggtacCCGGTGTTTAGTTCCCGGCTTCCCGGACTTTAGATTCAGTTAGGCTACCGGCCTCCCGTCAATCAGTTCTCAGAAGGGAGCGGCAGGAGAGTCGTTCGCCTTACTAGGTACCTGCGGTGAACGAGTGTTTGTGGCAGTTGACCCTATGAGGGCCGTCCAAGATGGCAGCCCATGAGCAGGAAATGTAGCTCCAAAGAGCTTCCAAGGCGGTCTTAGAGCTCAGGTTTGCTGACCAGTGTCTTGTCTACAGCGTTGATGCTGGCCAAGGAGGAGGAATGAAAAAATTACCTTTTTTAAGTCAATGGTGCACCTTAAGTGGTTTTGAAATTTTGTGGATAActggttgcttttttttgtttttactttattttacttttatttatttgtttgttcatttttgcgGGGCTGAGAATTGAGTGGAGGATTTTACATACCCAGCTCTACCGCCAAAAATTATTCtcagatctttatttttttaagacagggtctctctggccttgaacttgtgaccttccTGTCCTTAGAGTACCCAAAATAATAGGCatggactttttgtttttaaatctcagaTAAATCACTATTAAATAGCTAAAAATATTGaggctctgatttttttttcaaactctatAAGCCACTCTGTGAATTCTGATTTTTCTATAAtagtttttctttccctctgagtATTGTTGAACACTGGATGATGGACCACCATTTTCACTCGTCCAACGTTTTAAAGGacacacactgaaaataaaactgaagcgTCAGAAGCACTTGAATTCTCACTCGTGGACTCTTCAACTACTGTTTCCGGTTCAGAGCTGAGGAAGCATGAGTCATTTGCAAAACTTACTGTTAGATACCCTACTGGGGACGAAGCATGTGGACGGTGCAGCCCTCATCAAACTCCAAGAAAAGACCCTGTGTGTGACATCACCAGGATTTAGTGTAAGAGGgggaaagcttttttttttttaaatattttttaggtTAGCATACAAAGTGTTGATTTTTTCATATGCcatcttcatgtgtgtgttgtaagCTATGTAAAAAATCCAAACGTGTTCCAacaatgtcagaatttattgagtaATGATAAATTCACAAGGTACAATAGTTTCTGTGGCATCAGTTTCATATGTATGCCTCCTTTCCTGTGTGGGGTAAACACAGACTCTTTTATTCCTCTATCTTAATTACTAATAGCAATTcttggatcacacacacacacacacacacacacacgcacacacacatacacacacatacacaattacaGAATGGCAATAAAGTGTTATGAAGCCACAGCAGAGGTCAAGAGTTTTCAGAAGTCCTGAAAAACAGGTCAGTTGGTAGAAATATCAGTagatattttgattatatttactgGTAAATTATCAGAACCAGAGCTTCAGGAAAGAATCTGGAGAAGCTGCAGTGATGACTTAGGCTCCTTCAGATCACAAGTTTGAGAGTGAGGTTGCAGAGTTGAAACCAACTCCAGGAACAAAGGGGCCAAGATGGTTCCAGACAGATTGATAGACAGACGAGAGAAGTCCAGGTCAGTAGGAACCAAAACCATCTCAGTGGTTTATGGAGTCAGGTGAGGGAGACACTCCCATTCTTTGCTCTGTTGTATATGGTAATTTCTTGGACCTGGTTTTtctgatataattttaatatgtccATATGCCTCTACTGTTTCAGCATTCTCTCTAGTCCCAGAAGTAAGTTATTTTTCAGTCTGTGTTGAGTGAATGGTTCTGGATAGACCTGCTCTTGTTCATGTGTCCATCCAGGTGGGAAGTCATCCTCCATCTTCAAAATGGAGTCTCTCAGAGCAAGGCACACTGAAAAAAACCACTGTTTTACAAAATATAGAGTAACTTGGGGTAAAGCGCAGCCTGCTGCTGTATGACATTATACCTTGTTTTGATTCATTCCCATCCCCAAGGCCCTTCTATTTATCTGCTCCTGCTTCAGCTGGTTCTCCTCCTCCCTTAATTCCTCTGTCTTCTTATGTGTATTCCATTATCCTGTTTCCTTAAGAGATCTTCCTCCCTTCTTATGATAGTTTGCCGTAagtaaatgtatacatacacataactgTAAAGATTTGTTTGAtgcatatgggtattttgtctgcatgtacgttcaggcaccatgtgcatgcagtgcccacagaggacaaaagagggcttcagatcGCTAGAACTAGACAGTGGGTGGGcagtgggaactgaacctgggctttctgcaagagcaacaagtgatcTTACATGCtgaaaaccatctctccagcctcatccacacaattttaaatctaggtttcatatacaaaagaaaatgtggtaattttcTTTCCGAGTCTGGATTATTAACCCTTaacacaatgatttttttttcctacaaatgtcatgactttctttttcttttctttttccccctgagacagggtctcattatgtagaccaggctggcctcaaactctcagagatctgcctaactctacttcccaagtgctaggattaaaggcatgttgcACCATTTCCAGCcacttcaatttctttatggCTATATAAAattgcattgtgtatgtgtactcaATTTCTTCATCCATTGATCTAGTGACGGGCATCTACGTAGGTTCCATTTCCCAGCTGTTGTGGGAACTACAGCAGTCAACGCCTACgtgtgcctgcctctgctaaCAGGTTGATTTTGTTGATTCAGAGTCCTTCAGTTATAtgtacccaagagtggtatagctaggtcacATAGTAGTTCTAGGTGCAGCTTTGGGAACTTCTGTGCAGATTACCATAGTGACCGCATAAGTTTGCCTCCATGGCAGCAGTGAATTGagttcctcctctctttcctcatgGCCTTGCCAGCTCTTGTTGTCATTTGTCTtctgctttattttctatttttattttctattttcatatatttgaggACAGTCTGCAACTTGTTAGGTATCCAAGAtacctcctacctccacctcccaagtgctaaaacTATACTCATGGAGaacctggtttatgcagtgctgaggaccAAGCCCAGAGCTTCGGCATGCTAAACAAATACTCCATCTGTTAGCTACACCCctgccctcattttttttttttgttattttcttgatatttattcTGACTGGTATATGATGGTCTCAAAGCAGGAGATTTTTTCTAATTCctattttgtgtatgaatgttttaacTATACTTATCTATGCATGCCACATGCCTGCCTTGTGTCTTCAGAATTCAGAAGGCTTGTATCCcctagaactgtaagccaacaaagaggtactgggaactgaatctagaTCCTCCCCTGTGAGCaacaagtattcttttttttttttttttttttttattaacttgagtatttcttatatacatttaaagtgttattccctttccggtttccaggcaaacatcccctccccccccttctttagggtgttcccctccccatcctcccccattgccaccctccccaacaatctagttcactggggttcagtcttagcaggacccagggcttccccttccactggtgctcttactaggatattcattgctacctatgaggtcagagtccagggtcagtccatgtatagtctttaggtagtgacttagtccctggaagctctggttgcttggcattgttgttcataaggggtctcgagccccttcaagctcttccagttctttctctgattccttcaacgggggtcctattctcagttcagtggtttgctgctggcattcgcctctgtgtttgctgtattctggctgtgtctctcaggagcgatctacatccggctcctgtcggcctgcacttctttgcttcatccatcttgtctaattgcatggctgtatatgtatgggccacatgtggggcaggctctgaatgggtgttccttctgtgtctgttttaatctttgcctctctattccctaccaagggtattcttgttccccttttaaagaaggagtgaagcattcacattttgatcatctgtcttgagtttcatttgttctaggcatctagggtaattcaagcatttgggctaatagccacttatcaatgagtgcataccatgtgtgtttttctgtgattgggttacctcactcaggatgatgttttccagttccaaccatttgcctatgaatttcataaagtcattgtttttgatagctgagtaatattccattgtgtagatgtaccacattttctgtatccattcctctgttgaagggcatctgggttctttccagcttctggctattataaataaggctgcgatgaacatagtggagcacgtgtcttttttatatgttggggcatcttttgggtgtatgcccaagagaggtatagctggatcctcaggcagttcaatgtccaattttctgaggaacctccagactgatttccagaatggttataccagtcgcaacaagtattcttaaccactgagccgtctctccagaactattattttcatttatgtgtatgtgtgtatagtatgtgtgtatataaaggGCTTCAAaacctctggagctggagtcctAGGCAGTTAATGAACCACCTGACATGGacattgggaactgaactcctgacctttggaagagtacaagtgctcttaagtactgagccatctttttagcCCCTCAGAGTTCTCATTTCAGATTTGTTTTGGGGGGATGGGGTTGGAGGGGGTGGTAtcaagatggtttctctgtgtattcctagctgtcctagaactcactttataaaccaggctggcctcgaactcataaagatccatctgcctctgcctcctaaatgctgaaattaaagacattaagCACCACTGCCAGGCTCAAAGCAGTTTTTAACTTGCATCTCTCTGATAGCTAAATCTTatgttttcaagtattttgtcCTTCTGTATCTCTCTCAGGAATCACTTATTCAGTTGAATGGTTGGTTGGGTGACTGGGTGATTTGGGGGCATTGGTGTTctgagatttgaagttctttatGTACCTTTGCTGTGTCAATCACTGTCCCATGTGTGGCTGGTGGTTATTTTGTTTCCTAGTCCATCACTTTGCTCAGCGAAGGTTTCCTCTGCTGTACataacttttcagtttcatgccACCCCACTTGTGGGTCCCCGAGGTGGTTCCATGTGCTGCTACTGGAATCCTTTTCTGACAGCCTCTTCCTGAAGGTATGACTTTTCAATGAAAGGGACTGTTCTGATAAAAGCCCATGGCAGTGCCTTAGGATTCTGGACCACACAGCCATACCCATCAGTGGTTCTGTAACCGTCACGGAAGAGCGCCGTAGAGAATGCATGATAGGTTAGGTATGGCTGTTGGCTAACACAGTCTTATGCAAGTCATGTCATGGCAGCACGTCACAAAGTGCGAACCAAGCTGGGCcgtggtggcaagcacctttaatcactctggaggcagagaaaggaggatctcctgggagtttgaagccagcctgtgtaAAAGTAACTTATTCTCCCATTGTGATTGAAGTCTTGGAGGCTTACTTCCTCCATTGGCTAACCtgggcctagtcctggaagtttCTAGCTTCCCtataatctaatctaggcctGAAATGTTTCCAGCCTCTCAGACGTTCTGCTGAATAagtctctcttgttctttcttagCTCTGACTGGCTAAACTCAACTGTTCTGGCACAAACTCCTCTCCgtgctgactgattcaatctggcttttctctcaACCTCTGAATTGCTTTGCCAGCCAGAGGTATTAAAGGTCTGTGCTAAAGGCTgggccacaccacaactagaaacaggttcaaaTATCCCGTACcaagcctgttctacagagtgagttccaggacagccagggcttcacagaaaaAACGCTGCCTcgaaaacataacaacaaaacaaacactaagcaaacaaacgaaaaagTGAAAACCATTCCCAGCCCTTGGGGGGAAATGTCCAGTGTCCTGCTCTTCTGACTTGGCCTATTTCAACCTCTACAGGTAATGCCATGTGATGTTCGAACACTTTTGAATGGATTTGCCAAAAATCCATTATTAACCCGAAGGGAAGGGTTGTATTTCAGGGAAAAGGATTACAAATGTGTCCGGGCAGATGACTGTTCTCTCTATGCTAAGAAGGTAAGTATCCAAGGTTTGAAGACAGAtgggtaaaaaaaattaataattttacttCAATATTCTTTACCCCTCCTGATGCTCTCTGCAAAACGGAATAAGATCATTACTCCCTTGAGTCATTTAGATAGCAACCCAGTGACAGGAAGACGTATCTGAAAATAGAGTGGATGAGGATGGACCTCAagggtagagagcttgcctagcatgtgcaaagctctGGATCTGATGTCCTGCACTGAAATtaggtaaagaaaaagaaaacattcccaGCAAGGTATGTTGGCTgttgtaaatatttattctggAATCTGTGAACTGAACTATCTCTTTCTGAACCTTCGTGGACCACAACCTGCTTAGCTTGGGTCCCAAAACCCTGACGAGGGCagtgagagaaggaagacagacacagaaggaagacagacacagagaggcataCTGTAAAGCTGGGGTCATGTGGGAGTGTTTAAACACATTGCAAAAGTGTGTGCCTCTGTTAGACACCAGGCTGCTATATCAGACAGAGGTGGGCAAAGGATACTTGTTAGAGGCCTAAATCAGCCCAGAATACATAGTTATTGGGTTCTGAACCTATAACACTCCAACCTCTGCATGGACCGAGGAGTTCTAATCTGTCAGTGTACAGTTCTTTCCAGAAACTTTTCTTCACAATACACCTGATGTTAGCACAAAAAAACTGAAACTTTTTTCAGAAAACAGTACTAAATTTCTAAAAAGGAGTgggagattaaaacaaaaatacatgaatacaaagaagtcaaaaagtagggtttttgtttgttgttttttaagtgtCTGGGGGTAACCGCTGATCTTGCAGTTAGGACCACAagcagagtgttctgttttcttctttaggaGAAcactggtgtggtggtggtgaagacCCACATGTATCTTCTGGTGGCAACTTACGCTGCAGGCATGTATCCCAGTGTCTGCGTGGAAGCTACAGAAAAGCTGGGTAAGTTTGCTTCACATTAAGCTTTGAGACCCTACTCAAACTagcctgaggagaaaggaagatttTCCTGGGGAATTCAGAGGTAGCCTATATAACCACGGAAAGTTCTGAGCACTGGGGAGCCGTGGAAAATGCAGCTGCCACGGGTCAGGGCACTGTGAGagtctgtcttgtctctgcttctaagTGAGTCAGCTTTGATCTATCCCTTTGCAATGCAGCTGCTTCCTTCCCTGGCATGGTATCATGGTGAAGTCTCCCTGACTTCCTCTGAGGACCCTGGTTTGTGTTATCTAGTTTATCCCTACTCCTACCCCCATATCAATAAGCTATGCAAGAGAGATGGGCAGGCGTGCAGAGAGGAAGCAAGTTAAAAAGCGAATAAGTATGTGTTAGGGACCCGCTGTGTAGGAAGAAGCTGCTAGTAGAGAAGCAGCCATCTTGTTAGTGTCCCCTTCCCTGGTTTAAATTTGTCTAAATTAAGTAGCaaatcattttatgttttattttacatctatTTTGAGTTTCTAATGACAGTAGAATTGCTCAAAACAGTCATTTGAAATAGGAGGGGCTTCTAGCAAGAAAAGTAGctatccactcattcattcattcattcatttttgcagCAAATAACTATGGTGTCCAATCATGTACCCATCTCAGACCAAAGCTGCATAAGACataccctctacctcccatgccTCTGTAAATGTCATCATACCTGCCAAATATACATTCCTGTTCTGTCCATGCTCCTCACATCTGGTTAGCACATCATGGAAAGTCCAAGTCAGACCCCGACTTCCACTGTGCTGTATTTTATCCACACTGCCATTGCTATTCCTGTCagagatctctgtgaatctgGATTATGAACCAAGAAGGCAACATGCCTTCTTAATCATCCTCCCATCTGGTACCTAACACAGCACCTGATTTTGATGAACACAAGTGGATGACTTCTACCTAACAGAATCTAGTGAGCTAACCCCAAATGCATCTGTGAGAAATTAAGTACCAGAAAAGAGGCCCAGTTTCAGCAGAGTAGGAGTAGAAACCAGCAGAGGCCTATAATTTGAGCTACTGTATCTCATTAAAGCATTCATAATGAAAGTAGGAAGACAGGCCATTAGGTTGCGGTCAATAAGCCTATGGGCTCAGACTCAAGGCTAATTCCATAGAGAAGATCAGAAAGTTCCGACTTGGTTATAATGAAGATTCTatgacttccttttccttttccatggCTACAAAAGACTCCAAAGAATAATACAACTGACACTGCCAGTTAGAGCCCACTGTTGTAGGAAAGTACCTGGAATTTTAGAAGGGTTTGGATCCTAAGGGATGGGCCAAGCTGCCACCCAACTGCTTGTATCTCTACTAAACTATGCTTCCTTcatcactcctctctctctctctctctctctatatatatatatatatatatatatatatatatatatatatatatatatatatctctcttccctcccttttgttCTAGGATGGGTTTTGCTATGTACTCCACACTGGGCTCAAGTCTGCAGTCCTCCTGCCCACTAAATTCTGGGAAGACAGGCACACGCTGTGCCAAACAACTATGTTTGTTTCTATCAAAAATTATGTGACTATTAGAGAAATTTTGAGAGACAAAGAATCATGgtggttaatttattttttattctctggGTGTACTAGcatacacctttattcccagcactca
It contains:
- the Pfn4 gene encoding profilin-4 → MSHLQNLLLDTLLGTKHVDGAALIKLQEKTLCVTSPGFSVMPCDVRTLLNGFAKNPLLTRREGLYFREKDYKCVRADDCSLYAKKENTGVVVVKTHMYLLVATYAAGMYPSVCVEATEKLGEYLRKKGN